GAACTCAGATTCTGGGGGTCAGTTGACTCTCTGGAACTACGATCGCGTTCCAAACTATCTACCAACTCCTTTACCGGCGTATAATGTAACCTTTAAGTCTATGTCGATCCTAAATGCTGCCGTCGGGAAAATGATGTCGAGTGCGTATGCCTATAACTTTGGAACCACAGGCACGGTCTATGTCGACGGAACTTCGACACTTTATATTCCGAATGACCAATCGAATGTTCCACCATACAACAACGCCGTGCCGGTGGGCACGTGGTTCAACGTTTTATCCGGAAAGAAAACCGGTAACATCACTGAGTACTAAACCTCTGGCTTTTTATCGTCATCGCGAAAATGATTTCTGAGTTGCCTGACAAAATCCCCTAAAACTTGCGCAAGTGCCCCGAGCTGCCACTCCCGTGGCCAGCCGCGAATGTGCTGCTTACGAAAAGCGGATTCTGAGCTGAAAAGTTTTTTATCAAAAGTGGCCCCGACCACCGAAACATGAAACTGCTCGCCTTCGTCGCTTATGACGACCCGGGCACTCCCCGCCACAGGCGATTCATCCAAAAGTTTTTGTGAGACTTTTTCGGCTTGGTCTGTGACCTCTTGACGAGGTTTGAAACCGCGATACTGCAAACGTTCTAGATCCACGCGATCCTCCTACGAGCGAAGACGCGCGGAATTAAGGGACAGGTTAATTTTTATGAGTGAACTGTCTGAATATATTCAATGAGCTCAGGAATTTCGCACGGAACGCAACCGACTTTGCCAACAACGACACCGGCCGCGAAGTTCGCGATGGTGCAAGACTTCACCAGTGGCAATTTGGCAGCCACTCCCAATGAAATTGCTGCGATCACAGTATCACCAGCCCCCGTGACATCGAAGACCTTACGAGCAAAAGTTGGAACCTGATCCACTTTATCACCCGAGAAGATCGTCATGCCCTCTTTACCGCGGGTCAAAACCACTTCTGTGGCGCCGGTTTTCTTCTGAATCGCACGGCCCACTTCAAGAATCTTATTCGGGTTCTCGCGAAGGTCGTCGAATTTAAGGCCCGAAAGCGCCAGCGACTCTTCATAGTTTGGTTTTACGAGGTCCACTCCATAGTAGAACTCCGCAGGGTTCGCGCGAGTTGGATCAACTAAAAGTTTCTTTCCATGCTTTTTACAAATTTCCGCAACCTGTTTCACCAGTTGCTGTGAAACAACGCCCTTGTTGTAATCCTGAAGGACTACCACATCGGCCTCATCAATCACTTCATTGATTCTGTGAATAACTTTCGCCTCGGTTTCAGGTGAAAGGTACTTCACCATTTCGTAGTCCACACGCACGATGTGGTGAGGACCCGTCATAATACGCATTTTACGAGTGGTTGGTCTGCGCTCAGAGTGAACCATGTAATCCCAAGATACATGGGCTTTGTGGCAGATCTCCTGCAAAGTCGTTGCGCCCACATCGCGGCCGACCACACCGACCATCATCGGAATCCCGCCAAGGCTTGCGACGTTTTGTGCAACATTGGCCGCCAACCCCAAACGTTTGTCTTCTTCAGTTACGGCCAATACCGGAACCGGAGCCTCAGGACTAATGCGGCGAACATCACCCATCACGTACTCATCCAAACCAACGTCACCGATGATAAGGACTTTTTTGCCCTTAAAAGCATTGAGAGTTTGAATAAGATCCTGGCGCTGTTCTGTTCCGATATTCACGGGCTGACTCCCTTGTAGAAATTTCAGTTTTTAACCACTTTCTTAAAGGTAGGCCATACTTTTTAGTACGGCAATGTGTTAAAAGAGGCCCATGCGCAAAACGACCTCTAAATTTTCGGGCCAATTCCAGAATCTGATCTATAAGCCGGGCTATATTTCGAAGGCCGAGCGCTCTGAAATCTTAGCTTATTTGGCAACTTTGCACCCGATCTGGGAAATGCGCTATTCCAAGCACAACCCACCCCCTGCGGATCAACAACAACGCCGGTTACTGCGTCCGGTGTACTGGCTTGGGAACTGGCAATTTGCCTGCTTGAATTATTATCATCCACCAAAGGGTTTGTACCATCGCTGCGTCTCGGCCGAACCCTATCCGCCGGTTCTCGCCAACCTCGTCCACAATATCGAAGCGATGGTGAAAAGCGAGTTTGATCCCAAAGACGTTCCGCGCGGCTGGCACCTCAACACCTGCTTGATTAATTTTTACGGCGATCAAATCAATGATGGAAAACGTATTGATTGCGCGCGCGTGGGTGAGCACAAAGACTTCGAGCCCGGCCCCGTTGCCTCGGTTTCATTCGGCGAGAAAGCTCTGTTCCAATTCGTGAAAAGTCATGGAACTCAGTCTCAGAGCAACGTTATCTTGCAGCAATGGCTCGAAGACAGTTCGTTACAGATTTTCGGTGGCGATAAATTTAAGAAACAGTTATTCCACCGCGTCCAACGAGTGGAAAAGAAGAGTGATGACGTGTTCAAACTCAATGTCACAGAGTTTGAAACTCGCAGAATCAACTTCACTTTCCGCTATGTTCCTGATGAGCATATCCAACCGTTTTTCAAGCTTCCGCCTGAGGCCCAAGAAGACACTTTGGAGTACATGCAAACTCTTGCTCAAAACTCGTCCTTCTTCCAAAAACACGTTCAACTTTGGCAACAAAGAAGCGCCGAAAGAAAAGCCTAACGCCCTGGGTTTAGCCGTCCCGACCTTTGCATAGAACCCTCTAGAACCACTGAGTCAAACCGTTTTACCGATGGACTCCGAGTTTTTACACCATTAGGATGACTCCGTGTGATTTTAAGGAGTTAGATCAAATGGAAATGCACAAATCAGAAGCTCATTTAGATGGTCCTTTGTTCAAGAACGCTCTTCAAACTGTCGAAGAAGCGGCGAAACTGATCAACTGTGATCCGAATGTTTTAGAACGTCTCAAAAAACCACGCCGTTGCGTGACTGTTAGTATTCCTGTTCGTATGGACGACTACTCTGTGAAAGTTTTCACAGGCTACCGCGTTCAGTACAATGCGACTCTCGGTCCTTACAAAGGCGGTATCCGTTATCATCAAAACGTAGATCTTCCAGAAGTTGTGGGTCTTGCGGCTTTGATGACTTTTAAAAACTCTGTTCTTGGTTTGCCTCTCGGCGGAGCTAAGGGTGGCGTTTGCGTAGATCCGAACACTTTGTCTCGCACTGAAAAACAAAATCTCACTCGCCGTTATGCTTCTGAGATTTCTAGCTTCGTTGGTCCAACAAAAGATATCCCAGCTCCAGACGTGGGCACAGATCCACAAACTATGGCATGGTTCATGGACACTTACTCTCAAGAGCAAGGTGGCTATGCACAACCGGGCGTTGTCACTGGTAAGCCAGTTGAAATCGGCGGTTCCCTCGGCCGCAACCACGCAACAGGCTTGGGTGTGGTTTACACTGCTGAGAAAGCTTTCGAAAAAGTCGGCATGAAAATGGCTGGCTCTACGATCGCGATTCAAGGTTTCGGTAACGTAGGTTCTTTCGCAGCTTTGTTTGCTCACCAACGTGGCGCTAAAATCGTTGCCATCAGCGACGTGAGTGGCGCGATCTTCAACGGTGATGGCTTGAACATCCCTGAGATCATCGAGTTCATCAAAACGAATAAAGTTTTGAAAGGCTACCCAAAAGCTCAATCATTGACGAACGAAGAACTTCTGACTTTAAAAGTCGATGCTTTGTTCCCTTGTGCGCTTGAAGGCCAGATCGACATGCACAACGTTGAAAACGTAAAAGCAAAAATCATCGTTGAAGGCGCGAACGGTCCTGTTTCTGTGAACGCAACGAAAGTTCTTCACAAGAAAGGCACTTTCATCGCTCCAGACGTTATCGCCAACGGTGGCGGTGTGATCGTTTCTTACTTCGAATGGGTTCAGGACATCATGTCTTTGTTCTGGGACGAAGAAGAAGTGAACAACCGTTTGAAAACAATCATTCACCGCGCATTCGACGTGGGCTTCAAGTTCCACCAAGAAAAGAACGTAGATATGCGTTCTGCGGCGATGGCCGTTTCTGTACA
The sequence above is drawn from the Bdellovibrionales bacterium genome and encodes:
- a CDS encoding alpha-ketoglutarate-dependent dioxygenase AlkB encodes the protein MRKTTSKFSGQFQNLIYKPGYISKAERSEILAYLATLHPIWEMRYSKHNPPPADQQQRRLLRPVYWLGNWQFACLNYYHPPKGLYHRCVSAEPYPPVLANLVHNIEAMVKSEFDPKDVPRGWHLNTCLINFYGDQINDGKRIDCARVGEHKDFEPGPVASVSFGEKALFQFVKSHGTQSQSNVILQQWLEDSSLQIFGGDKFKKQLFHRVQRVEKKSDDVFKLNVTEFETRRINFTFRYVPDEHIQPFFKLPPEAQEDTLEYMQTLAQNSSFFQKHVQLWQQRSAERKA
- a CDS encoding Glu/Leu/Phe/Val dehydrogenase encodes the protein MEMHKSEAHLDGPLFKNALQTVEEAAKLINCDPNVLERLKKPRRCVTVSIPVRMDDYSVKVFTGYRVQYNATLGPYKGGIRYHQNVDLPEVVGLAALMTFKNSVLGLPLGGAKGGVCVDPNTLSRTEKQNLTRRYASEISSFVGPTKDIPAPDVGTDPQTMAWFMDTYSQEQGGYAQPGVVTGKPVEIGGSLGRNHATGLGVVYTAEKAFEKVGMKMAGSTIAIQGFGNVGSFAALFAHQRGAKIVAISDVSGAIFNGDGLNIPEIIEFIKTNKVLKGYPKAQSLTNEELLTLKVDALFPCALEGQIDMHNVENVKAKIIVEGANGPVSVNATKVLHKKGTFIAPDVIANGGGVIVSYFEWVQDIMSLFWDEEEVNNRLKTIIHRAFDVGFKFHQEKNVDMRSAAMAVSVQRLEKAMLLRGLYPR
- the rfaE1 gene encoding D-glycero-beta-D-manno-heptose-7-phosphate kinase; protein product: MKFLQGSQPVNIGTEQRQDLIQTLNAFKGKKVLIIGDVGLDEYVMGDVRRISPEAPVPVLAVTEEDKRLGLAANVAQNVASLGGIPMMVGVVGRDVGATTLQEICHKAHVSWDYMVHSERRPTTRKMRIMTGPHHIVRVDYEMVKYLSPETEAKVIHRINEVIDEADVVVLQDYNKGVVSQQLVKQVAEICKKHGKKLLVDPTRANPAEFYYGVDLVKPNYEESLALSGLKFDDLRENPNKILEVGRAIQKKTGATEVVLTRGKEGMTIFSGDKVDQVPTFARKVFDVTGAGDTVIAAISLGVAAKLPLVKSCTIANFAAGVVVGKVGCVPCEIPELIEYIQTVHS